The following nucleotide sequence is from bacterium.
GGGGCCCGCCGGGGACCTGCCTTGCGTTCTTTGCCATCCGGGCAGAGACCCGGCCGCTTACCGTATGCTCTCGGGCGCGGCGGGCGTAAAGGAAGGTAACGAATCGGCCAGGGAGTTCGTCTGCTGGTCCTGCCACAACGGAACCGTAACGGACAGCCGCGGCATACTTCAGGGCGGGGGGCAGCACCCCACCGGAGTCGCCGCCTCAAAGGCGGTTAAGGGCTTCCCCCTCTATCAGGGGAGGGTGGAGTGCGGCACCTGTCACACCGCCCACGGAAAGGTAACTGCGGCGGGAGAATGGATGCGCGCCCCCGAACCTTTGAACAGCGTCTGCGAAGGGTGCCACGACGAGGTCGGCCATCTGCACGGCGGAGCGCCCCTGAACGAAAAGCAGGCGGCGGCAGTAAAAAAAGCCGGAGGTCTCGTCGGTGCGGGCGGCAAGATAGGGTGCAGGACCTGCCACAAGGCGCACGGCTCCGCCGGCCCCAAACTTCTAATAATTCCCTCCGAAACCGGGTCTGCCGGAGCGGAGGATATCTGCCTCTCCTGCCACTCGGGACTCACCGTTACCGGGATGACGCCGGACAAGATGACCTCCTGCAGCGAGTGCCACCCTCTTCACAAAGGAAAGGATGGGGCACAGGACGCGAAGCGCTTTTCCTGCGTCCGCTGCCACGAAGACAAGACCGGAGCGGGCAATCACCCCTCGAAATCGGAAGTCTGCGGTGAGTGCCACTCGATACACAACCCGGTCAAGCCCGTCGGCAAGCCATATAAATTTCTAAAGACGATGAACGTCGGCGCGAACATGTGCGCCGGGTGCCACTCCGCCAGCATGGGCCGCCACGGCCCCTCCGCCGTCGTACCGGAGGGGATGCGCCTCTACATTCGCGAAAAGGGGTTCGCCGTGACCGAGGACGGCGCTCTCCAGTGCCCTACCTGCCACGTCACGCACGGCGCCCAAAGCCCCTCGCTGCTTTCCAGAAGCTCCGAAATCTCATGCCTCTACTGCCACTTGCAGCAAAATCCCTTTTCACCGGCGGGGCGCATGGGGGGGACTCACCCTGTGGGGGTATATCTCGAAAGGGATCAGGCATTAAGGATCGAAAACAAAAACGCAACGACGGACAAAGACAAGGGCCATGCGATACTCTCCTGCCGGTCCTGCCATTTCACCCACGACGTTGCGAAAAAGCCCCTCGCAAGGTGCATGGAGTGCCACCCCGAACAGTCAAAAGCCCCGAAGCACGCCGGGGGAGGTTGCGAGGTCTGCCACGAGATACACGGCAGCGAGCCCCCGGGAGTCAGTTGCAAGGGATGCCACGAAGACACTCCTCTGGCGGACCATAAGGGCAAAACCCTGCTTGCCGCGCCGCCGGAGGACTTTCCCCTTTTCGACCGTTTCGGGAAGGCCGCGCCCGCGGGCGCGATAGACTGTCCGACCTGCCATGACCCTCACGGCGAACATAAGAACTTCGTCCGGGCAAAAGACGGGGAAGGGCTCTGCAAGGCTTGCCACCCGGAAAAGAAATCCATAGTGAAAAACGTTCACGACGGGAACAAGCCGGAGATTTTCGGGGCAAAGCTCGGGGGAAAGGAAGGGAAGGGCGACAGGTGCCTTCCCTGCCATCCTCCGCACGTGAAAACCCCCCTGATGAAGGGGCAGACGAAAGCCGGAGACCCCAACGAGCTTTTCTGCCGCGCCTGCCACGGCAAGGCCATGAAGTCCTCGCCCTCCCACTCGATGCTGGGTGCTCCTCCGTGGAAGGATATAACGGTGCCCCTGCCGCTCTTCGCGGTCGACGGCTCGCGCGACGCAAGGGGTTTCATAAGCTGCCCGACCTGCCACGACCTCCACTCGGGAGATGACAAAAAATCCCTCAGGAGGAACCCCGACGAGGCGAAAGGGCTTTGCGCGGGGTGCCATCAGAGCAAGGCCGCGATATTGGGCTCCTCCCACGATCCCATGAGCCGGGGCGCAAAAAAAGTCTGCCTTTCCTGCCACCCCGTACATTCCAAAGAGGGCGAAAGGCCCCCGGTATGGGAGCTTCGCGTCTCTGGCGTGGGTTCGTGGAACGACCGCAAGTGCATGAACGCCTCCTGCCACAGCTACCAGTCCATCGAGGCCTCCCCCTACCACGGCATGCGCTCGCACCCCGTCAACGTATCGATAAAAAAGGAAACCCTGCCGAGCACGATGCTTTACGACCCCTGGGGCCGAAAGGGCGGCAAACTCGTGGTCTGCACAAGCTGCCACGACATCCACGGCTCGGGGGGAGTGGAGGGAGAGGTTCTCGGGAATTTCCTCCGCCTTCCCGTTTCGGGCGGCGCTCTTTGCGGCTCCTGCCACGAGGACAAGCTTTCTCTCCTGCCGAGCCCTCACAATATGGCGGAAACCAGCGAAAACGCGCCCTGCGGCCCCTGCCACAAGACCCACAAGGCGACCTCGAATCAATTTCTCTGGGGGCTCCCTCCCTATCCGGAGGGCAACTACAGGCCGAACCGCCTCTGCCGCTCCTGCCACGCCAAGGCCAAACAGCCCAAGGGTTCCCCCCAGCTGATGCAGTTTCACATGAGAGACGCCGAGGAGGCTTACACCGAGCGCGGGACAATCTTTCTCCAGTGGCCCATGTTCCTTATAGACCCCTGGCCGCTCCGCACAGGCTCCGAGCCGATAATCCCCCTTTACGACACCTCCGGCGCGGTGGTCGGCGACGGCTCGCTACAGTGCATAAGCTGCCACGATCCGCACAAGTTCAATCTGCCGGATGAATTCGCCCCCGGAGAGGCGAGAAACACGGACGGAAAGTTCCTCAAGCTGGGAGACCTGCGGCAGCTCGAATACAGCGTCTGCGGCGACTGCCACGCCAAAGATTCCCAGAAGCACTACAAGGATTACCACAAGGTATGGTGGGACGCCGGGGCGGAATTTCACCCGGACACTTTTTACGACAAGGCGCTGAAGGGTAAGGAAAAGGAGTAATCCCCGGACAGGCTTCCTAGAAGATGGCCGCCAGGCGCTTGTAGGCGTGGGACAAGCGGAGTGAGGAGAGGCCGAGGAGTCTGGTGACGATGGAGAGAGCGGCTTTGGGATTTTCGGCGGAGAGCTTCTCCAGATCAACGCGGCTCAGGGTCAGAAACCGGGAGTCGGTCGCGGAAAGCGCCGATTCCGGCCTCTTCGGGCCATCAGAAACCAGAGCTTCCTCGCCGATGGCGGACCCCGCGCCGAGGAGGCCGATGACGAAGCGGCTCCCCGCGAATTCGGTTTCCTTGAGGAGTTCCACCTCGCCTTCGACGATGAAAAGAACGTAGTCCGCTTCCTGCCCCTCGCACCAGATCGGCTCCCCCGCCTTCAGGCTGAACTCTTTGAGGCAAAGACCGGCGACTTTTTGTTCCTCGCCGGTCAATTCCGCCAGCAGCGGGTGGGAGGCGCAGACTCCGGAGGTCATTTTTTCTTTTCCTCGGCCCTTTGCGCCAGCTTTTCGTCCATCCTCCTGAGGAGGTTGTCGAACCCCTCCTTGTGGATTATCTCTCCGTAGGTCGCGTTGTAATTCCGGGCGAGGCTCACTCCCTCGATCACCACGTCGTAGATGAGCCAGTTATCCCCCGCCAAAAGCAGCTTGTAAGTGATGGGAATGTCCTTGCCCTGCGAAATTATCGCGGTGTCGAGCTTCGCCTTGTCGCCGCGTATCTCTTCGCCGAGGTACTTGACAGTCTCGCTCGAATACTCCTCTATCCTGCTGGCGTAGGTCTGTTCGAGGGTGGAGCTGAACTTCTCTATAAACGCCTTCTTCTGGGTTTCGTTGACCTTTCTCCACGTGGTGGAGAGGACGAACTGGCTCATGGTGTTGAAATCGAACTTCGAGCGCACCTTCTCGATGACGATCGCCCTTCTCGCCGATTTCGGTTTGGATTTGTCGGCCAGGGTCGCGATGACGAAATCGATGGTGGATTTCATCGACTCGGTGGGCGAGGGCGCCGCGAAGGAGGAAGAGGCCGCGAAGATCAGAAGAACGGCGATTGCGAGCAGTTTTTTGGGGCGCATGGTCATCCTTGCCTCGGTCACTTCTTCTGACAGCTTTCACGAAGCTGAAAATAGGCGTTCCTCATGAAAAGGTAGGGGTCTATCGATTCTTTTACTACTTTCTCATATGTGTCTTTGTCAAGGCTAAGAGTGTTTTCTATTTTGGCCGCCTTGAGGGCGATTATCTCTTCGCCCGGGTTGCCCTCGACAACGGCGTAATTGAACGGATGGAGGTAGAAATCCAGAGAATCGCCCACCGTGTCGCGAAGGCTGGAGGGCCCGAGGAAAGGGACGACCAGGTAAAAGCCGTGGCCCACGCCGTATTCCCCGAGCGTCTGGCCGAAATCCTCCTCATCGAGGGGAAGGCCGTTTTTGGCCGCCAGATCGAACCACCCTCCGAGGCCGACCGTCGAATTCGCCAGAAACCTGGTAATCTCCTCGCCAGCGCCGAGGATGTCGAACTGCAGGATGTTGTTCACCAGCCTTATCGGCATCAGGAAGTTGGTCATCACGTTGCCTATGCCGATTCTCGCTTTCTCCGGCATCGCTTTTCGCCACCCTTTGGCTATGGGCTTGGCCACGTAAAAATAAAACTTGTCGTTGAAGGCGAAAAACACACGGTTCAGAGGCTCTATGGGGTCGTGTATGTCGTTGGCGTATTCGCCGGAATCCTCCTCCTTGCTGGCGAAGGGATCTTCAAAATCGCCCTCGTCGCCCTGCGGCGCAGCTACGCCTTCGTCGGCCGGGGCCGGACTTTGCTGGGCCGAAAGGGGCCCGGGGTTGTCGCAACGGGAGGATTTTTTCCCCGAAGCGCAGCCAGCCAGAGCCAGGGAAGCAATTATAAAGAGAAAAAGAAAAAGGTTTTTGCGCCGAATCATCAATCGCTTTCAAACATGTACTTGCTGATCAGTTCTTCGAGGATGATGGCGCTTTCAGTCTCGGTGATCTCGGACCCCTCCGTTAAAGAGGAATCCTGTCCGCCGGGGGTCAGCTTGATGAACTTGTCTCCGATTATCCCGGCGGTGCGGATCGAGGCGATGGAGTCCGAGGGGAGGTTCACCCTTTTTTCCACCGAAAAGACAACCGTCGCTTCAAATTCCTTGGGGTCGATGTCTATAGTCTTGACGGTTCCCACTTTCACCCCCGCCAGTTCCACCGGGGCTCCCTCCTTCAGGCCGGATACCGAGGCGAACCTCGCCGAGAGCAGGTACTTGTCCGTGCTGAGCACCTCGACGTCGCCGAGTTTGATGGCGATA
It contains:
- a CDS encoding cyclic nucleotide-binding domain-containing protein, which translates into the protein MTSGVCASHPLLAELTGEEQKVAGLCLKEFSLKAGEPIWCEGQEADYVLFIVEGEVELLKETEFAGSRFVIGLLGAGSAIGEEALVSDGPKRPESALSATDSRFLTLSRVDLEKLSAENPKAALSIVTRLLGLSSLRLSHAYKRLAAIF
- a CDS encoding ABC transporter substrate-binding protein; its protein translation is MTMRPKKLLAIAVLLIFAASSSFAAPSPTESMKSTIDFVIATLADKSKPKSARRAIVIEKVRSKFDFNTMSQFVLSTTWRKVNETQKKAFIEKFSSTLEQTYASRIEEYSSETVKYLGEEIRGDKAKLDTAIISQGKDIPITYKLLLAGDNWLIYDVVIEGVSLARNYNATYGEIIHKEGFDNLLRRMDEKLAQRAEEKKK
- a CDS encoding VacJ family lipoprotein — protein: MIRRKNLFLFLFIIASLALAGCASGKKSSRCDNPGPLSAQQSPAPADEGVAAPQGDEGDFEDPFASKEEDSGEYANDIHDPIEPLNRVFFAFNDKFYFYVAKPIAKGWRKAMPEKARIGIGNVMTNFLMPIRLVNNILQFDILGAGEEITRFLANSTVGLGGWFDLAAKNGLPLDEEDFGQTLGEYGVGHGFYLVVPFLGPSSLRDTVGDSLDFYLHPFNYAVVEGNPGEEIIALKAAKIENTLSLDKDTYEKVVKESIDPYLFMRNAYFQLRESCQKK
- the mlaD gene encoding outer membrane lipid asymmetry maintenance protein MlaD, with the translated sequence MRKLNVETWVGLFVIIGFACFSFIAIKLGDVEVLSTDKYLLSARFASVSGLKEGAPVELAGVKVGTVKTIDIDPKEFEATVVFSVEKRVNLPSDSIASIRTAGIIGDKFIKLTPGGQDSSLTEGSEITETESAIILEELISKYMFESD